TGCTATGCTGTAACGTGGCGCTGCTGCTGCGGCATGACAGAAAGGGCCCGCAAAAAAGCGGCGGCGTTCTATCCGGCCAGGACCAAAGATGAGAGGACAGGCCCTTTTCCATGGGGTATAATAAAACCTGCGGCGGCCGGGCCATTGAAAGGGAAACGATATGGAATGGAATGAAAAGCTACAGATCATCATCGACTATGTGGAAAACCGCCTGCAGCGCCGGCAGGAGCCGATTGACCCGCGGGAGATCGCGGAGATTGCGGGCTGCTCCTTCGGCTTTTTTCAAAAGGTATTTTGCTATATGAACGGCATCAGCTTTTCAGAGTATGTGCGTTCCAGAAAAATGACCCTGGCCGGATATGAGCTGAAGAGCACGGATAAAAGAGTGGTGGAGGTGAGTTATCAGTATGGATACGACTCGCCCACTTCCTTTACAAAAGCCTTTCAGCAATTTCACGGGGCTACGCCCAAGGACGCGCGCCGGCAGGATGTGAAACTGCGGGCGGTGCCGAAAATGCAGCTCCCGGTGAAACAGGAATATCAGTGGAAGCTGGAACAAAAGGGCCCCTTTCGCCTGATCGGGACGAGCCTTCGCCTATCCCGCAGAAGCGGGGACCACGCTGCCAGGATCCCGGGATTTTGGAGCGACTGCCAGAAGAACGGCACCTTTTCCCGGCTGGCCTCCATGGACGCCGGAACGCCGAAGGGGCTGTTCGGCCTGTTCCGCCGGGATGAGAAAAACCCGGATGCACTGGAGTATTGCATTATGGTAAAGGCGGATGCGGCGCTGCCGGAGGGCTGGACGGAAATTGTGATACCAAAAACCACCTGGGCGGTTTTTGACTGTGTGGGCCCTGTGCCCCAGGCCATCCAGAACGGGTGGAGGTTTCTCCAGGAGGAGTGGCTGGTGAATTACCCGTTTGAGCATGCAAACTGCCCCGAGCTGGAGTGGTACAGCGATGGAAACGCTTACGCGGCGGATTACGGGAGCCAGATCCTGATCCCGGTGGCGGACGGCAAACAATCGGCCTGCAGGCAAACAGACAGGAGGACCAGAAATGAATAACCCTTTTCGGATCGAAAAAAGAGAGAGCTTCCGCGTTGTGGGCTCTCTGCTGCAAACCACAAACCAACGGGGCGAGGGCCGAAGGGCCATCCCCGCGCACTGGGCGGGCTTTCGGGCGGAACACCGGGACGAAGCGCTGCTGGCCCTGGCAAACCAGGAGCCCCAGGGCCTGTTCGGCATTAACCTATACAACACAGACCCGGCGGACCCCCGAAAATTTGAGTATCTGATCGCGGTTCCCAGCGACCGGGACGCGCCGGAGGGGTTTGTGGAATACACCGTTCCGGCCATGACCTGGGCGGTGTTTCCCTGCACGCTGGAAAGCCTGGGGAAAACCGAGGCCATGGCGATTTCGAAATGGCTGCCCAAATCGGACTACAGGCCGCTCAACAAGGGCTATCTCACCGGCAGGATGAAAGCGGGAGCGCCGGACGTGGAGCATTACGGAAAAGACGGGCTGGTGGAGGTGTGGATCGCCGTAAGGGAGAAATGAGAAGGAAAGCGGCCTTGATCAACAAGGCCGCCCGACAAAACGAATTTCAATTGACAGCAATTAAAGTAAATTCACCCGGCAGATTGGGGTTGTTCCAAGAGGGATGCTCATCAAACTGTTTCAGGGTAAATCCATTTTTTATGACAGAATTAATGATCTCACTAACGGTGTATTTACGGTAGCTGCACAGCGGCATCTTTGCTCTCACTTCGTGGTCCATAAACCGGGCGTGTGCCATTTCCCCCTGAAATACTTCCTCGGAAAAATAGCTCATTGCTTTTTGTTCCAAGGCAAGGCTATCCGCAATTTTGGTAAAAGGATGGAAGTCGCTGCAGATCATTTTACCGCCCGGTTTCAGGAGTAAATTCATCACCGACATAAACGCGTCTATGTCGTGAAAATAATGCAGCACTCCGCCCTCCATGAACACAACATCAAAGGTACGGCGATAGATATCCATGTTGATTTCCAACACATTGCAAACCTGATAATCAATTTTTACACCTGCAAGGCCAGCCACTTCCATAGCATACTTTTTGTTGTCATTGGAAATATCAAAAATTGTGACATCTGCCCCTAAAACCGCTAAAGGGATGGCTTTCTTTCCGCAAGAGCCACAGATATTTGCAACCTTTACGCCTGTGTACGAATCAAAGTAGTCGGCGTATTTTTTCAACTGACCGATTGGATCATTCAGTATTTCTTTCGCTCTGCTGCCGGGCGTACTGTCTTTTACCCAAAAATCGTAGGCGTTATATTCCCACGCCCTTTTGTTCTGTTCGTGATAGCTTTCCACCGTTTCATTTACCTCTGTTAATCTATCATCATTTGTTGAATTTCCAATTTTAACTAAAGGAGAAAAATTCTTGGGAACAGGAATCATTATATGCGGTTTAAATGGCGCTGGCAAGAGTACGCTGGGAAAAGCCTTGGCAAAAAAACTGAATTTTTATTTTATTGACAGCGAAACCCTGTATTTTCCTGCGGCAGACCCTTTTTCCAGCTACGCTTTTCCGCGAACCCGCGAGGAGGCGGAAAAGCGCCTTTTCGATGAGATCACGTTCCATGAAAATTTTG
This window of the Oscillospiraceae bacterium genome carries:
- a CDS encoding AraC family transcriptional regulator — translated: MEWNEKLQIIIDYVENRLQRRQEPIDPREIAEIAGCSFGFFQKVFCYMNGISFSEYVRSRKMTLAGYELKSTDKRVVEVSYQYGYDSPTSFTKAFQQFHGATPKDARRQDVKLRAVPKMQLPVKQEYQWKLEQKGPFRLIGTSLRLSRRSGDHAARIPGFWSDCQKNGTFSRLASMDAGTPKGLFGLFRRDEKNPDALEYCIMVKADAALPEGWTEIVIPKTTWAVFDCVGPVPQAIQNGWRFLQEEWLVNYPFEHANCPELEWYSDGNAYAADYGSQILIPVADGKQSACRQTDRRTRNE
- a CDS encoding S-adenosylmethionine-dependent methyltransferase, which codes for MESYHEQNKRAWEYNAYDFWVKDSTPGSRAKEILNDPIGQLKKYADYFDSYTGVKVANICGSCGKKAIPLAVLGADVTIFDISNDNKKYAMEVAGLAGVKIDYQVCNVLEINMDIYRRTFDVVFMEGGVLHYFHDIDAFMSVMNLLLKPGGKMICSDFHPFTKIADSLALEQKAMSYFSEEVFQGEMAHARFMDHEVRAKMPLCSYRKYTVSEIINSVIKNGFTLKQFDEHPSWNNPNLPGEFTLIAVN